The genomic interval GGCTTACCGCAGTCGCCCCTGCGTTACGACCCGCGCTCGGACCCCGAGGCCGCGCTCAGGCGCCGCAACGCCGTGCTCGACCTCATGCTCCACGCCGGCAGCATCCAGATCGGCGAGGACCGCCACGTCGCCTACAGCGCAGAAGAGATCGAGGCGGCGAAGCAGGAGCCGGTCGTAGTCGCCGAAGGCCGCTTCCCCATCGAGGCGCCCCACTTCGTCCTGACCTACGTCCAGCAGCAGCTCGAGCGCATCCTCGGGAAGGACGCCGTTTACCGCCAGGGGCTCAGCGTCTACACCACCCTGGACCTCGACTTGCAGAACGAAGCCGGTGCCGCCCTCGAGCGCTGGATCAGCGAGTTCGAAAACTCCTCGCACAGCCGCAACGGCGCCGTCCTCGTGATCGACCCGCCGACGGGCGAAATACGCGTCATGATCGGCAGCCGCGACTACTTCCGCGAGGACATCCAGGGCACTGTGAACAACCTGCTTGCGGGCAACTCGCCGGGGTCCTCGTTCAAGCCCTTCGTGTACCTGACCTCGTTCCTGCGGCTGGGCTGGGGGCCCGGCACCATCATCCAGGACACGCCGGTGACCTACCGGGAGGCAGACGGGCGCGTGTTTCAGCCCCAGAACCCGATCGTCGGGAGCTATCAGGGCAACATCACCATCCGCAACGCGCTCGGCAACTCCCTCAACGTGCCCGCCTTCAAGACCGCCCAAGCCGTCGGCGTCAGCGACATCGTGGCGGCGGCGCGGAAATTCGGCTTCACGACCCTCGATGGCTATTACGGCCCCTCCATCGCCATCGGCGGCGTCGACCTGACGGCGCTCGACTTGACCTACGCCTACTCGATGCTGGCCAACGGCGGCGTCCGCGTCGGCCTGCCTGTGCAGCCGGCGCGGCCCGGGGAGCGAGCGCTCGAACCGATTGCCATCTCGCGCGTCCTAGACCGCACCGGCAAGGTCGTCTTCGACGCCCAGGAGGCGCGCAGGTCCGAGCGGGTGGTGCCGGAGGAGTATGCCTACCTTATCACCAGCATCCTCACGGACCCGCAGGCGGTATGCCTCACCTTCGGCTGCAACGGCCTCAACGTCCCCGGATACCGCGTCGCCGTGAAGACCGGTACCAGCTCGCCCTTCGACCCCTCCGGCCCTAACGCCGGCAAGATCGGCGAGACCTGGGCCTTCGGCTACACGCGTGACTTCGCCGTCGGCGTCTGGGCCGGCAACGCCGACAACTCGCCCGTGGTCAACATCTTCAGCACCTCCATATCCTTCCGCACCATGCGCGACACGATGCTTGCCGCCTACCGCGGACGGCCCCAGTCGCCCTGGCAGCAGCCAGCGAACCTCGAACGGCGCAGCGTTTGCACCGGCACCCAGGCCAGCCCCGCCCCATCCGTCACCACCGCGCCCGCCGCTGGGGCGTCCGTCACCTGCGTCGAGGACCTGGTAGTCAAGGTCCCGGTGCCCTTCGACCTGCCGGGCCGGCCCGCGGTCACGGCGCCAACCCCGGCGCCGGCAGCGCCGCCGGCCGGCTCCCGGGGAGGGGAACCCGGGGCGAACATCTCCTCGCCGGGAGGGGGCGAGGTCCGGGGCGTGGTCGCTATCTTCGGTACGGCCGCATCGGAACGCATGCAGTTCTACCGGCTCGAGTTCGGCCGGGGCGCGAGCCCCGAGGCTTGGAGCTCGATCGGCCAGTGGAGCCAGCCGGTCTCAGGCGGACAGCTTGCCGCCTGGAACACGATGGCGCTGGAGCCGGGCGTGTACACACTCCGCCTCGTCGTGCAGGACGCGGCGCGGGGCACGCTCACGCACGCGGTCAGAGTGCAGGTCGTGCGGTAAGGAAAGGAAGTCTGCCGGGTCGCTCAGCGCGGCGGCTAGCCGGACGTGACGGCGTTCCAGCCGCAGTTCGGGCAAACCGCCCTTGGCGGGAGAGGTATGTAGTCCTGGCCGCACTGCCAGCAGGTGATCCGGAAGAGGTCCGACTGCGGCGCCTCAGGCTGCGAGGCCGTGGCC from Dehalococcoidia bacterium carries:
- a CDS encoding transglycosylase domain-containing protein; the encoded protein is MSAPLSGTSGRRKAYVAARVDLRLAAARAGSRSAARLRRELHPQAHAPSPGGRLWKVAGIAAVFLLLGLLAATVAAVGLYQSYVSGFVPPDQVAINQPSLGAKIYDRNGKLLYEYVDDREGLRRPVKLDAISDAFLAATIATEDSSFFTNPGISFTGLARAFVENVNPFSDGFFDGPGGSSITQQLIKNVYIPFDERASRSIDRKLTETVYAIELTRRYSKAQILEWYVNQINYGSVYNGVEAASRGYFGKPASDLTLAEAALLAGLPQSPLRYDPRSDPEAALRRRNAVLDLMLHAGSIQIGEDRHVAYSAEEIEAAKQEPVVVAEGRFPIEAPHFVLTYVQQQLERILGKDAVYRQGLSVYTTLDLDLQNEAGAALERWISEFENSSHSRNGAVLVIDPPTGEIRVMIGSRDYFREDIQGTVNNLLAGNSPGSSFKPFVYLTSFLRLGWGPGTIIQDTPVTYREADGRVFQPQNPIVGSYQGNITIRNALGNSLNVPAFKTAQAVGVSDIVAAARKFGFTTLDGYYGPSIAIGGVDLTALDLTYAYSMLANGGVRVGLPVQPARPGERALEPIAISRVLDRTGKVVFDAQEARRSERVVPEEYAYLITSILTDPQAVCLTFGCNGLNVPGYRVAVKTGTSSPFDPSGPNAGKIGETWAFGYTRDFAVGVWAGNADNSPVVNIFSTSISFRTMRDTMLAAYRGRPQSPWQQPANLERRSVCTGTQASPAPSVTTAPAAGASVTCVEDLVVKVPVPFDLPGRPAVTAPTPAPAAPPAGSRGGEPGANISSPGGGEVRGVVAIFGTAASERMQFYRLEFGRGASPEAWSSIGQWSQPVSGGQLAAWNTMALEPGVYTLRLVVQDAARGTLTHAVRVQVVR